AACCGTTACGGGATCTTCCTGACGTCCCGGGAGCTGAGGGCACAGGACGCCCACTCGCGAGAGGAAGACCTCACCTTCCACATCCTCCGAGCGCCCTACTTTGGCTACCTGGAGAACACGAGCACAGGTGGGCAACCGGAGGTACAATGTACTCCTttggcagacacttttatccaaagcgacaaacTGGGGGGATTTAAACCCCTCTGCTACTTCTTGATTgacagtcaaatgctctaccaagTAAGTTAGAGCCATCCCCAATGGTGTCCTACTCGTCACAAGAAAGTAACCCAGAATAACAACCACTGCTCTTCCTGCAGGAGGATTTGTCCGGCAGCATTTCTCTCAGAGGGACCTGAGCAGGAGGGTCATCGTCTATGTGATTGATCCAACGCAGGAAGCCCTGTCTGACAGTCTGGAGTTCAGAGTGTCAGATCCTCTGGGAAACACCGGACCCTCCCACACGTGAGGGCgccatcaccatggcaaccacgaACGAGTCACCTGAATCGGCTAAAAACATCTGAATGAAGAGACGTTTCTTTTTTTGGACGCTAATGAACGGTGAAAGAGGAAACGGtcacactgtgtttgtgtgccctcATCAGGCTGGAGTTGGGCTGGTCTCGTGTTGAGCTGTCCGGGTCTGAGTACTGCGTCTGTGAGGGTCAAGGATCCGTTTCCCTGGACATCCTGCGCAGCGGCAACACAGAGGAATCCTCATATGTCACCATCAaggtgtctggtctctctgctcaTGTCTCTGTAACCATGTAACTAAGAAGAAGAACCTAGCTGGTCTGATAACCCAGGCCCAGTCAATGAGACAACCTTAAAAGAGGATTGATTCATACTATCTTGTTGCCAGCAATATGATTTTCAGCACAGATGACAGATTGGGTGTTTGGCAGGGGGGGGGACTAAAAAAGGGAGGGAGTTTTACACAGTCACTGTTGCAGATTCTGGTGCTAATAACTACCTTTTTCATTTATCTAGGTGAGCGAGATCTCAGCAACTTCCGGAAAAGATTTCCTATTGAGCCCCTCGAGCTTAATCCAGTTTGATCCTGGTACACCATCATAAAACATGCAGTATATGTATAAGAATGCTGTGTTTTCAATAACCATAGGGTGATTGACAgtccgatctctctctctctctctctctctctctctctctctctctctctctctctctctctctctctctctctctctctctgtctctctctctctctctctctgtaggagTGTCCAGAAGGAGCTGGCAGATAGAGGTGGTTCAGGATCAtctggaggaggcagaggagacgTTTGATGTGACACTAGAGTCTCCCGAAGGCACGGTTCTGGGCCACGTCTCCAAAGCCAAAATCACCATCAAGGATTTTGGCAAAGGTAAAGGAATCTCTGGTCTTTGCCAATGCAGTTCATGTTCGGACCGAGACTTAGACCGACACGGCCGCCTCTGTTTCTGTTCCCGAGGACGGTGTGGGCAGACGGAGGCACCCGCCGGGCCCAGTCTGGGAGGGCATGAGGCTCAGGATGGGCCCTACCCCCAGCATGGCTCCATCcagctggagaccctgcccctcGACAGCCTGGTCCTGGAGACCCTGACCCGGGGTGACGGCATGTCACAGCCAGAGCCCACCAAGTCCAAGAAGAGACTCAGAGCCACAGGCAACAGAAGAACTGTATGTCGCCTCCATGTGAACTGTATGCTTTGTCAGGTAAGCGCTATATGACCATTTTATCTTTAAATATGTTTCTTTATTCTCTCAGATTAGACCATCGTCAGTTCATCGCAACGGGACGGACACTGTGTACACTGTGAGTTGGAGGTTGATACTATACAGGAACATTGGAGTGGCCACCAAGAAACTGTTAACAGTCTCTTTCTTCACGGTCTCTCTGACTGCAGTACCATGGGATCATGTCACTTCAAGTGGAGGATGAAACCTCACCGTCCAGGAAGGGTCAAAAAGTGAACGTGCAagtgaccagcagggggcagcaacAGCCACAACAAGCAGTGCCCAACTCGAACCATGCACCTGTCCCTCAAATAAAGGTTATCAGTCATGGAAAATCTGCTCAGCCCACTGGGAAAGTGAGTCAATAGTGAGGATACATTATAAATCACTCAATGCCATTTCTGTCGTCAAAATCAGAATGACCGGTGAGTTATGTAAGCCTAGACCAGtagtggagtcagatggctgagcggttagggaatcgggctattaatcagaaggttgcaagttcgattcctggccgtgccgaatgacgttgtgtccttgggcaaggcacttcactctacttgcctcgggggaatgtccctgtaagtaATTCGCTccggataagaacgtctgctaaatgactaaatgtaaacagcaGCAAGTGTGAGTTCAGCCAcacaggagaacctagcaggAAGTCAGATCTTTCAGGTGTAGGAAACACTAACGTGTTCTCTCGGATGTCTCTAGAAGAGCCCTCGGGGCAGctccagccctcagccctgcagccctgagcTGATGGGCCTGCTGCTCCTCAACCAGACCACCCGTCAGCTCACTCGCTGCAACGGGGTCTCCTGGAAACCATGGGCACCCACAGATGAGGTCAGACGTTTTTTAGTTTTCTCCAGATATAAAACCATCATGATGGGCGAGACAGTGTATTCATGTGGCTCTTTTCCCCTTCCTCCGATCCCAGATGGTCAGCGCTCAGTCCTGCCCTGCAGGCTGGAGCTATCACAGCGGCCACTGCTACTTCCAGAGCGCCAAACGCAGATCCTCATGGTCCGCTGCTGCCAGAGCATGcagggagaggtgagacagCAGGACATAAGATTCAGACATTTTCATTGGCTTGACATTGTGTCAATCTATTTTTCTTTTCCGCAACAGCCACCGATCCAATCTTGTTAGTGTTCTCTCCAAGGCTGATCTGGACTGGCTGTGGGATTTCAGTGGAAGGAAACCATTTTGGAtaggtaaaaaaaacaactcCTGAAACGAAAattaaaaaagaaataataataagtGCGTTTTTCAATACAATTGGCTAATGCCAATGTGCTGGTGTCTGCCTGTCGTTTCCACGCCACAGGTCTGCATGACAGGGAGAGACGCGGGCGATGGGAGTGGGTGGGAGGAGAGCCCGTCAGCTACACCAACTGGAGGAAGACCCCGCCCAGATCGAAGAAGAAGAGCAGTAAGAAGTGTGTCCTGGTGTGGAAGAGAGCCAAGTGGCAAATCAGAGACTGTGAAACAGGCCGGGCTCATCACTACATGTGTTACACCAAGCTGtgagctggggagaggggacaAGAAGACACCCATTCTCAACAGAACACTGTCTCCTGAGAGGAGGTACATTGTCACCAGCAAGTGTACTTTGCCACGTTGCATGCCCCTCTTCACCTTTGGCAAATATGCTATATCTTGAAATGCTTGCGACCAATAtgctttatttatccttacttGTTTGGTACGGCTGCATTGGTCATCTTAATGTTAATAAGTTATGTAATAAATGTATAATCTTGTTTTCCAAGTGTGTTCCACACAATCGATTGCTGTGGTATCCAACACTGGTCCTCaaggcccactgtcctgcatgtttgagatgttttctTGCTACCAACACACTTGAAATGAATGGGCCGTTTTGCactgcttgataacaaccctTCATGTGAATCAGGAGCAAGAAAACATCTAAACAGACAGAACAGGGTGTcccaaggaccaggattgagaggcTGGACTGTAGCACAAACCTGAGCTGTCTCTGCAGGGTGCCATTAGCTGTAAATCATGATCTCCATAGCAGGGCTGCATGCTGTCCTCAGTAGCTCCAGAGATGCAGGACTCAATGGTGGGCAGCACTCACCTGCTTCTGCTGCTCATTGCTGCCAGATGTCTCGAACCGTCTGTTATGTTCTCAAAGGTTGTTAGACTTCCATTTAGAACAATGTAATGTGCATCAAGAGTAAAAAAACACCTCCTTAAAAGGTTTGATTTACATTTCTTTTTATTACGGCAAATGTCAAGCCTACACCACAAACTGAATTGAACAGATAGGAGACAAATAATATGAGGGACACTTGATGTTGCAACATATACGTTGTAACTGGAATCACTGCAGTTCTTTTAAAACCAGCTGGCAGCATTCTCCAACCTTGGCGGGCTCCGAGACAGAGGAGAACTTATTGATTTGCGAGGTGACGCCCAGAGAGCGGGCCAGGTCCTGGGCTGTCTGGTCAGAGGCCACAGTCGTCCCTAGGGCCACCAGGAGCCTGAACACGGCCTCCTTGTCGTGTACCGACTCCAGAGCCGTGCTGGCGACCGACAGACACTGGGCCTTGCCCTCCAGGTCACTCTGGCCGTGCAGGCAGCCCGCGTAGTTCAGCACCAGCGTGGCCAGGGCAACGTGGATGTTCTTGTTGCAGACCGACGAGAGGTCGGCGGCACGGGACAGCACGGACTCGCGCTGGCCCAGGAGCAGGGCGCGCCCCTGGCCGCCGCTGAAGCAGTTGCACAGCGTCCGCAGGGCCAGCATCTGGTTGGCCGGGCGCCCCTGGGGCTTCATCAGGCTCAGGAGGTGGTTGCACAGCTGGACCCCTTCGGCCTCGCCACACAGCCGCTCGTTGACCAGGGGGTGGCGGACTGCCAGTCTCAGGATGTCCAGCACAGGGAAGACAATGTCTGCACAACAGGGGGGAACGTGAGAGTTTTCACAAATCTAGAATAGAATAACACCTACAAACCTAAAACATGCATCTGAAATCCCTACTTGTATGATATCGATTCAATGGACAGATTAGTCACTTTATTTCACCCATGGGGAAAGCTCGCAGTAGGGTTTAGCTGGAATACAGAGTGATTCTATTTGGTCCAATACCTTCCGGCCACTGGGATGCCTTCCACAGGAGGCTGATCTGCAGCGTGGTGGGCTGCTCTGCGGAGGACAGGTCACTGACGCACAGCAGCAGCTTCTCCAAGCTCTCCAACACCTCCTCAGAGAGCTTCTGCTCCTGCGGCGCCCCcccgttcagctccttcagcttgGCTGGCAGGAGAGGGACACAGCGCATGCACCGTTAGCCCAGACCCCCCGGGCGTCTTAGTGAGGACGCGACGTTCGAGTTCAGGAGCCCGTCGTGCTTACCGAGAATCTGCAGGGAATTGGCCTGGTCGAAGGTGACCCCGTCTGTTTTAGGGAAGTACATGTTTGCGGCTGTGTGTCTGCGGGCGGCGGACGTGTAGGCCCCGCCTCCTGACGCGTGGAAGAAAAGGTAATAGGGTCGTTAAAGTGTGTTGATATACTGTACATCACTGGTTTGCTCCTCACTCATCATCCCGTCATTCTAGTCTCCAAACGGGACACCGCCACTGAGACAGGACAGCACCTGTTTATTTCGAATTCAAAACGGATTCAACCTTGGTAGAAATGCATTGCAGTTGATGTTTGCACGATGACCCTGTGGAGGTCCTCTCTCTGAGCCTCTGACAGCTCCTACCTGTGAAGGGGTCTGTTCCAGCTGCAGGCATCCCTGTAGGCATCTCCGATCCTGGGATGTATCGACCAGAACCTTCAGAGACACAACCCACGACAACAACACGGTCAGTGACAAAAGCAGGTTCTGAATGATTTCCATTCATAGCTGTTTGCCAATGCTACAGTAATGTAACTCTGGTTTTGAACGGATGTACCATGTCCAAATGTTAATGAGGCACTTGAGTTTGTGACTCGTGAAATTAAGTAAGTTGCATTGTTATGATTCCTACTACAATCAAATAATAGCTTAACCTCTAAATGAAATCCCCGGTGCGTTACCTGTAAAAGGATCAGCTCCAAAGCCTGCTCTTCCATCAGAAGCTCCAGGAATATATCTGCCTGAACCTATAGATGAACAAAACCAAACAAGGTTTGACTCCCAGGCAAATGCATGGGACCACACGTACAGCTGTGCTGTTAGTTATCGGCTAGGTCTGATCACGCCAAGGTGGCATCTCAGTCTGTCTACCTGTGAATGGGTCGACGCTGCTGGGCTGGGCCGGGCCCACAACTGCTCCTTTAGTGTTCTCTATGATGAAGTTGGCCACCTGGTCCAGGAACATGGGGCTGAGGTCGTTCTTCtgcaggaagttgtgtgccgtGAGCCAGGGGTCCTCCGAGACATTGTAAGGGAGCTTCATGGACGGACCTCCTTCGTTTATGTCAATTGTGAAGACAAAGTCATATTCCTAGAAGTGTGGAATAAATGTTAAAGTCTATTGTTTATCGCCTTCTGCGCAATGATAACCTGGACAAAatatatagtgtatatatatattttttcatttacatttatttgtttagcggacacttttatccaaagcgacttatgtaaatgtaataaaatgtatatataattttttttacagagaaaAATAAACCCACATATAAAATAAGAATTAAACATTTCCATCACCTTTCCCTCGTAGTTCACTCTTTTGGATGCCTGCTGGTTTGTCCCCCCGACTACATCTCCAATCTTCATCCATCGGGCCTCACTCTGGCTCCACTGGTACGCCTCcaccttctctccatctttgaTCAGGCGGGTCTGCCCATCACGATTCCCTTAGACAACACAAACATCTTAATATTGTGCAATATTGCTGGGCTCGGCTATCTAGTCACAAATATATACGTCTAATGATTTTGCCATGAGAGTCCAAAAGGTTGACTCAGGTCTAACAAGTAGTCAAATAATATGCATTTGGAATCAATTATAACCAAACTTGTCTTCTCAAATACAGTTatactgtgtatatgtgtccTTACCTGGTTCATCAAGATGTTCCCTTCCAGGTAGATCCTCTATCTTGATGTCTCCCAGATCCCCTGTCTTGGGGTCGATGGTGGTCTTGGAGAGCTCGTCTTCGAAGGCCTGCAGGTCCTGGGGACTGGCTATGCGGTCCTCTGCCTCGGTAAACACTCGGATGATGCCATCACTGTGGAGCAACAGGCAGCACAGTTATACATCCAGTACATGTGCACTTTTGTCATGTCACACATTCATATAAGTGTCCCTACAGGGGAGCAAATAATGAGAGCggactgtttgtttgtttttttacctgGCACCAATTGCAATATCCCCATTGGGCAAGATGCAGCAGCACCACACAGACTGTGCAGGTAGGCGGATGGTTTGTGTACAGTCTCCCTGCCTCCATATCCTTAAGGTCCTATCCTCGCCTGTGCTGATGAAgtctgagaggagagaacaggggggACGGTGGGACCAAATGATATCTCTTACAGCTAAGGCAAAACAGACACAAGTCTACAAACCAACCAATATCAACAAAAATGTTAACCCCTAGACTAAGTATTAATCTTCAGCACACAGTGTTACATTTGTGATGCAACCACTTCCAATGAAAGCTGTGGTGGGACTTTCAGAACTCATCATACCTGTTATCATGGACTTTACTTTATCCTACAAACTGAAGTGTTGGGTGAAGAGTGAAGACGACTAAATGGGGTGTTTCGTATGAATTACCTTGGCCATTGGGGAACACGGCCAGGCTATAGATGTAGTTGGTGTGGCTGTAGTACACCTGCACGCATTCACCCGTCACCAGCCATCTCCTGATACTGGCATCATTGCTGCAGGAGAAGAACTCCATGTCGCTGACCACCGCCAGCCCTCGCACACAGTCCTCATGACCTGAGACACCAAAGATCAAATAGGATCAGCAGACACCAAAAGTGGATCGCCTCAGAGTTACGGTTGACATGGCAACACTAAGAAGTGAGCAGTGGGTGAATGCAACTGCCTGGTGGGATTTGAAAAACAACCACCCCTGCTGTGCTGCTGAATGATAACTACGCTAGTCCAGGTCCCTCACCTGTAAAAGTCATCTCACAGCGCCCTGCCTTCCACAGCTTGATGGTCTTGTCTGCCGACCCAGAGAGCATCAGACCTTGCTCCGGGAGAATGATCACGGCCCACACCGCTGCCGTGTGACCCTGTCGTTCAAACAGCAACAGCCATGGAGACTCTTGTTGCTGGTCATAGGATGAAGACTGCAGCACTGTCCAACTCAACAGAAATGAAAGGACAAATCACTCCCGCTTACCTCTAAGGTCATCATGCATTTCTCGTTGAGCCAGACTTTTGCAGTGGTGTCCCAGGAACCACTCAATAATGTGCCAAACTTTCCAGCGGACAGAGTGCAAACTGTAGGAACATGACAGTTGATTCAGGTTAATTGTGGTTGT
This sequence is a window from Hypomesus transpacificus isolate Combined female chromosome 25, fHypTra1, whole genome shotgun sequence. Protein-coding genes within it:
- the plaa gene encoding phospholipase A-2-activating protein, whose amino-acid sequence is MASANSYKLSCSIPGHEMDVRGLSTAFFPNGAFVSVSRDRTGRVWVPNSSPDRGFTEMHCMTGHSNFVSCVCMIAPSETYPRGLIATGGNDHNICVFSLDQPQPLFTLKGHKNTVCTLSAGKFGTLLSGSWDTTAKVWLNEKCMMTLEGHTAAVWAVIILPEQGLMLSGSADKTIKLWKAGRCEMTFTGHEDCVRGLAVVSDMEFFSCSNDASIRRWLVTGECVQVYYSHTNYIYSLAVFPNGQDFISTGEDRTLRIWRQGDCTQTIRLPAQSVWCCCILPNGDIAIGASDGIIRVFTEAEDRIASPQDLQAFEDELSKTTIDPKTGDLGDIKIEDLPGREHLDEPGNRDGQTRLIKDGEKVEAYQWSQSEARWMKIGDVVGGTNQQASKRVNYEGKEYDFVFTIDINEGGPSMKLPYNVSEDPWLTAHNFLQKNDLSPMFLDQVANFIIENTKGAVVGPAQPSSVDPFTGSGRYIPGASDGRAGFGADPFTGSGRYIPGSEMPTGMPAAGTDPFTGGGAYTSAARRHTAANMYFPKTDGVTFDQANSLQILAKLKELNGGAPQEQKLSEEVLESLEKLLLCVSDLSSAEQPTTLQISLLWKASQWPEDIVFPVLDILRLAVRHPLVNERLCGEAEGVQLCNHLLSLMKPQGRPANQMLALRTLCNCFSGGQGRALLLGQRESVLSRAADLSSVCNKNIHVALATLVLNYAGCLHGQSDLEGKAQCLSVASTALESVHDKEAVFRLLVALGTTVASDQTAQDLARSLGVTSQINKFSSVSEPAKVGECCQLVLKELQ